A single genomic interval of Rhododendron vialii isolate Sample 1 chromosome 3a, ASM3025357v1 harbors:
- the LOC131320828 gene encoding putative pentatricopeptide repeat-containing protein At5g52630 translates to MLHPLPLKTTHQQTQLQIPLNNRLSNQFIFEQNYRNISNLLLSLTRSRTLPKGLQVHAHIIKTGFQAIPLISHYLINFYSKTQLPLDSQRVFEETQVKSSTSWSSVISCFAQNELPCFAIEFFRRMLGFGVRPDDRIFPSTMKASGMLSWREFGRSVHCLALKTGFDADVFVGSSVVDMYAKCGEIRDARTVFDGMPVRNVVSWGGMICGYTQLGEDEEALRLFKQALWEGLDVNDFTFSSVIRVCGNSTLLELGKQIHGLCLKTSYDSSSFVGSSLVALYSKCGVIEGAYQVFEEIPERNLGMWNAMLIACAQHAHIEKAFDLFKQMESVCMKPNFITFLCVLYACSHAGLVEEGKHYFELMKVYGIEPGDQHYASMVDLLGRAGRLQDAVSIINEMPIKPTESVWGALLTSCRIHKDTELAVYAANRVFELGQVSSGMHLLLANAYAAAGRYEDAAKARKMLRDRGVKKETGLSWVEQGNCVHTFAAGDRRHPISCEIYQKLKVLGEEMERAGYVADTSFVLREVDSDEKNQAIRYHSERLAIAFGLITFPPERPIRVMKNLRVCGDCHTAIKFMSMCTGRVIIVRDNNRFHRFEDGKCSCGDYW, encoded by the coding sequence ATGCTTCATCCCCTTCCTCTAAAGACTACCCACCAACAAACCCAACTGCAGATTCCATTGAATAACCGATTGAGTAACCAATTCATTTTTGAACAAAACTACAGAAACATCTCcaacctcctcctctctctaaCCCGATCAAGAACCCTCCCCAAGGGCCTCCAAGTCCACGCCCACATCATCAAAACCGGATTCCAAGCAATCCCGCTGATTTCCCACTACCTTATCAACTTCTATTCGAAAACCCAGCTCCCACTAGACTCCCAACGAGTTTTCGAAGAGACCCAAGTGAAGTCTTCCACCTCTTGGAGCTCTGTCATTTCTTGTTTCGCGCAGAATGAGCTTCCTTGTTTCGCCATCGAGTTCTTTCGCCGAATGCTTGGTTTCGGTGTTAGGCCCGACGACCGTATATTCCCCAGCACCATGAAAGCTTCCGGGATGCTTTCGTGGCGTGAGTTTGGGAGATCGGTTCATTGTCTTGCTTTGAAAACTGGGTTTGATGCGGATGTGTTTGTGGGGAGTTCTGTTGTTGATATGTATGCAAAATGCGGGGAGATTAGAGATGCAAGGACAGTGTTTGATGGAATGCCGGTGAGAAATGTGGTTTCTTGGGGTGGCATGATATGTGGGTATACTCAATTGGGTGAGGATGAGGAGGCATTGAGGCTGTTTAAACAAGCATTGTGGGAGGGTTTGGATGTTAATGATTTCACTTTTTCAAGTGTAATACGGGTTTGTGGCAATTCTACTCTTCTTGAATTGGGAAAGCAAATACACGGTTTGTGCTTGAAGACGAGCTATGATTCATCGAGCTTTGTGGGTAGTTCTCTGGTTGCTTTGTACTCCAAGTGCGGAGTAATTGAAGGAGCTTACCAGGTTTTCGAAGAGATACCAGAAAGGAACCTAGGCATGTGGAATGCAATGCTTATTGCCTGTGCTCAGCATGCACACATAGAAAAAGCGTTTGATTTGTTCAAACAGATGGAAAGTGTGTGTATGAAACCGAATTTCATAACTTTCTTGTGTGTTCTATATGCTTGTAGCCACGCGGGACTCGTTGAAGAGGGGAAGCATTACTTTGAGCTAATGAAGGTGTATGGGATTGAGCCAGGGGATCAGCATTATGCTTCCATGGTGGATTTGCTTGGGCGTGCTGGGAGATTACAGGATGCAGTTTCAATTATCAATGAAATGCCCATAAAACCAACAGAATCAGTGTGGGGAGCTTTATTGACTAGTTGTCGAATTCATAAGGATACAGAATTGGCAGTTTATGCAGCGAATAGGGTTTTTGAGTTGGGTCAGGTGAGCTCAGGGATGCACTTGCTATTGGCTAATGCTTATGCCGCTGCTGGAAGATATGAGGATGCAGCCAAAGCTAGGAAAATGCTGAGGGACAGAGGGGTGAAGAAGGAAACAGGTTTAAGTTGGGTTGAGCAGGGAAATTGTGTTCATACATTTGCCGCAGGGGATAGGCGTCACCCAATATCCTGTGAAATTTATCAGAAGTTGAAGGTATTGGGGGAAGAAATGGAGCGTGCCGGTTATGTTGCGGATACCAGTTTTGTGCTGCGAGAAGTGGATAGTGATGAGAAGAATCAGGCAATTAGATATCATAGCGAAAGACTGGCCATTGCATTTGGGCTCATTACTTTTCCACCCGAAAGGCCGATTCGAGTGATGAAGAACTTGCGTGTGTGTGGTGATTGTCACACTGCAATAAAATTTATGTCCATGTGCACTGGGAGAGTAATTATTGTGAGGGATAACAATCGATTTCATCGATTTGAGGATGGGAAATGCTCATGTGGTGACTATTGGTGA